From the genome of Streptomyces sp. NBC_01304:
CCCGGCGCCGTCACGGCATTCCACGACGTCGTACGCGTCCGCCACCTGGCGCGGATCGTCCCGGTACGGCGGCCGCACCCGCTGCACCGTCAGGTCGCCCGGCAGCTCCTGGCGCGTCTCGGCGCCGACCGGCGGGGCGCAGGTCGCCTCGAGGACTCCCCGACCGACCACCAGACGCCGGACGTTGCCGGAGTAGGGGGCGTCGACAGCCGCGTACGGAACGTCGCCGAGCACGATCCCCGGGAAGGTCTTCGTGCCAGTGCCCCGCAGGAACTTGGGCTTGACCTTGATGCCTTCGGGCCGGTCCCGGTACCGCAGCACGAGCGGCAGCAGGAGCGCCACCACCGGCACGGACGCGAGCGCCCCGACGGCCGCGGCGGTCCAGCGCGAGCCGAACACCTCGGGCACCATGATCCCGGCCAGGAACCACACCGGGGCCGCCAACACCATCCAGGCCCCGAGCAGCCCCGCCTGCCAGGGATGGCGTACCCGCGTCCGCGCGGCCCAGCGCGGGGTCGCCCAGGCGAGAGCAAGAAGACCCGATCCGAACGGCAGCAGGCCGAGCCCGACGGCCCCGGCCACACTGCTGTTGATCTCCGGGTGGGCGTGGGTGCGCTGCCTCGCGCCGGCCGCGGTGGCGACGTAGCGGATCTCTCCCCGCCAGCGCACCACCGTCACCCGGTCACCCGGACCGACGGAGCCGTACACCGGATCGTCGTCGTCCAGCCTGACGTCCGCCTCGGGCGCACTGCCCTCCCGCAGGGTGAGGTAGTACCGGGTGGACTTCTTCCGGCGCTCCGCCCGCTTGTCCTCGACGGTCGCCTGCCCCGACCGCAGACAGTCCTCGCCGCGCTCCCCGGCCGGGCACGCCCGGGCCGCCCGGAAGTCCGTCACCTCGGCCTCGGACCTCGGCTGCACCACCGCGAGCAGGAACGCGGCCACCATGAGGCACACCGCTCCGGCCACGACCGACACGATCGTCCGCGCCCGGCCCGGCCGGGTTCCGTCCGCCCCCGTCACCCCACCCATTGCACGCACACTCCCGCTCAGGACAGCAGGTCCGGCTCCCCCCTGCTGATGTCCTGCCACAATGCCTGATAGCTGATCCAGGCGACCAGATCGCTGCCGAGTTGCTCCCGCATCGAGACCGCCTGCTTGTGGTCGATCAGGATGGGCCGCCCGGCCGCCCGCGCGTCCAGCTGCACCTGGCAGGAGCGCTCCATGGTGAGGAACCACCAGGCCGCCGCGTCCACCGTGTCGCCGACGGTGAGCAGCCCGTGGTTGCGCAGGATCAGGGCCTTGTGGGCGCCGAGCGCGTCCGCGATCCGGCGGCCCTCCTCGGCGTCCACGGCCACGCCCGTCACGGAGTTGTAGAGCGCGTGGTCCGCGTAGAAGGCGCAGGCCTCCTGGGTGATCGGGTCGAGCAGCTCGCCGAGCGTGGACAGGGCGCGGCCCTTCAGCGAGTGACAGTGAGCCACCGCGACCACGTCCGGCCGCGCGGCGTGCACCTGCGCGTGCACCGTGAAGGCGGCCTGGTTCACATGGGAGCGGCCCTGGACGACCTGTCCCTCGCCGTTGACCAGGATCAGATCGCTCACGGTGATGTGCTTGAAGGGCATCCCGAAGGGGTTCACCCAGTAGCAGTCAGTGAACTCCGGGTCCCGCGCGGTGATGTGGCCCGAGACGCCGTCCTCGAAACCGAACCGCCCGAAGAGCCGCAGCGCCCCCGCAAGCCGCTCCTTGCGATGGCGCCGCTCGTCGGCGAGCGACTCGTGGACGGGCGGCAGGGAGAACTGCAGCTGGTCGGTGGGTATCGGCGTGGGCTGGCCGGGCGCGTGCGTCGACATGGACCGGAAGGTACCTGTGAGTAGCACAGGAGGACAGAGCCAGGCTGTGAAGAGAGTGAGCCGACCGCGCCGAATTCTTCGGGAATCCAGAAAGAATCCAGACAGGAGGTGTCTGGTATTCGCTCCACACTGAACGCATGTCGTTCAACTGGGAAGCCTTCACCGCAGCCGAACCGACCCTCGCGAAGACCGTCGAAGACCGCTTCACCGCCTTCACCCACCACACCCTCGCGACCCTCCGCAAGGACGGCACCCCGCGTCTGACGGGGCTCGAAGTCCGTTTCCTGGCAGGCGAGTTCTGGCTCGGCATGATGCCGGGCTCGGCCAAGGCACTCGACCTGCAACGCGACCCTCGCTTCAGCATCATGGCCAACCCGGGCGCCGGCGGTGACATGCCCGACGGCGACGCCCGCATCGCGGGCCGCGCGATCGAGGTGACCGACCCGGAGGTCCGGGCGCGCTACACGGGCGTGGTCGATCCGCCCGACCCGGACTCCTTCCACCTCTTCCGTACGGAGCTGACCGAGGTGGTCAGGACGTACCTGGAGGCGAACGAGATCGTCGTCGACCTCTGGAAGCCGGGCCGGCAGGTGCGTTCGTTCCGCAGGTCGTAGCCGTACGCAGCCGAAGGCGCCGCCCGCATCCCGCGCGGGCGGCGCCTTCGGTCACGTACTGCCGGTGGGAACTACTCCCACTCGATGGTGCCCGGCGGCTTGCTCGTCACGTCGAGCACCACGCGGTTCACATCGGCCACCTCGTTGGTGATCCGGGTCGAGATCTTCGCGAGCACCTCGTACGGCATCCGCGTCCAGTCCGCCGTCATGGCGTCCTCGGACGAGACGGGGCGCAGGACGATCGGGTGGCCGTACGTCCGGCCGTCACCCTGCACGCCCACGCTGCGCACGTCCGCGAGCAGGACGACCGGGCACTGCCAGATGTCCCGGTCGAGGCCGGCCGCGGTGAGCTCCTCGCGGGCGATGGCGTCGGCCTCGCGCAGCAGGTCCAGGCGCTCCTTGGTGACCTCGCCGACGATGCGGATGCCGAGGCCGGGGCCCGGGAAGGGCTGGCGCTGGACGATCTCGTCCGGCAGGCCGAGCTCCTGGCCGACCATGCGGACCTCGTCCTTGAACAGCTTGCGCAGCGGCTCGACGAGCTCGAACTCGATGTCGTCGGGGAGGCCGCCGACGTTGTGGTGCGACTTGATGTTGGCGGTGCCGGTGCCGCCACCGGACTCGACCACGTCCGGGTACAGCGTGCCCTGCACGAGGAAGCCGACCGCCGGACCCGCGTCGGCGATGATGTCGGCCTGCGCCTGCTCGAAGACCCGGATGAACTCGCGGCCGATGATCTTTCGCTTGGTCTCGGGGTCGGAGACACCGGCCAGCGCGTTCAGGAAGCGCTCCTCGGCGTCGACGACCACGAGGTTCGCGCCGGTCGCGGCCACGAAGTCCTTCTCGACCTGCTCGGTCTCGCCCTTGCGCATCAGCCCGTGGTCGACGTACACGCACGTCAGCTGGGAGCCGATGGCCTTCTGCACGAGCGCCGCGGCGACCGCCGAGTCCACGCCGCCGGACAGGCCGCAGATGGCGCGCTTGTCGCCGACCTGCTCGCGGATGAGGGCGACCTGCTCCTCGATGACATTGCCGGTGGTCCAGTTCGGGGTGAGCCCCGCGCCCCGGTACAGGAAGTGCTCGAGCACCTGCTGGCCGTGCGTGGAGTGCATGACCTCCGGGTGGTACTGGACGCCGTACAGCTTCTTCTCGTCGTTCTCGAAGGCGGCGACCGGTACGACGTCGGTGGACGCCGAGACGGTGAAGCCCTCGGGGGCGGCGGAGCAGGCGTCGCCGTGCGACATCCACACGGACTGCTCGTCCGGGGTGCCCTCGAAGAGGGTCGAGCCGGACTTGCTCACGTGCAGCGGCGTACGTCCGTACTCACGGGCGCCGTTGTCGTCGACGGTGCCGCCGAGCGTCGTGGCCATGAGCTGGAAGCCGTAGCACATGCCGAAGACCGGGACCCCGGCCTCGAAGAGCTCGCGGTCGAGGCGGGGCGCGCCCGGCGCGTACACCGACGAGGGGCCGCCGGACAGGATGATCGCCGCGGGGTTCTTGGCGAGCATCTCGGCGACCGGCATGGTGCTGGGCACGATCTCGCTGTAGACCCGGGCCTCACGCACACGGCGGGCGATGAGCTGGGCGTACTGGGCGCCGAAGTCGACGACCAGGACGGTGTCGGGAGCGGCGGCAGCGGGGGCCGCTCCGGCGTCGGCGGAGGGGGAGGCTGGGGGCACGGCGGCGGCCTTCCGGCATCGAGCAGGGAACTGCAGCGTGCAGAGCAGGGTTCTGCGAGCAGGGATCTGCAGGTGTCTGGTGTTTCGTCGATTCTAACGGGGCTCGGGACCGCCTTTTCGTCTCACCATCCGAACCCGGACTGCCCCGGATGGCGTCTCACCATCCGAACCCCGGCCGGTCCCGGATTGACCGGGCCCGCGCCCGTGGGGTCATACTGTTCCCGTGACCAAGCACCTCAGCTTCCTCTTTACCTATGGCAACCGGCCCGCCGGCTGCCATGGTCGAGCTGCTTGATCCACTGACAAGCGACTTCCCAGGCGCCCCGGGCCGACAGGCCCGGGGCGCGCTGTGTTTTCCGGGCCGAGTCGCCGCTCGGGGCCTACGCACCAAGGAGCCCCGCCATGACCACCACCACGACCGAGAAGACCGGCGCCCGCACGACCGAGGCCGCCGACCTCATCGGCAACGCCCGGACACGCATCGACGCCCTCGACGACCGCATCATCGGTCTCGTACAGGAACGGATGGCCGTCTCGGCGGTGATCCAGGAGGCGCGGATCACATCGGGCGGCCGCCGCGTGAACCTCTCCCGCGAGATGGAAGTCCTCGCCCACTACAGCGACGCCGTGGGCAAGCCGGGCACCGCGCTCGCCATGACGCTGCTGGAGCTGTGCCGGGGCCGGATCTGAGGGCCGGTCCGAGGGGCCGGACCTGAGTTCGGGCGCGCTCTCACCCGTACGGCGCGTGACCGGTGAGCGACGGACTTCGTTGGTCCCGGTGTCCGTGCCAGCCAGGGGCGGGCCCGTAGAAACCACGCGTGGCTCCGCTGGAGCGATGAGACGTACGGATCGGCTGTGCCGGTGTCGTACGTCGTGGGACCTCGCTTCAGTTCGTGACCGGACAGCAGGGGACAGCAGCCCGGTCACATTGAGAAAGATTGGCCGGCTCCGGGGACGCCCGGGGCCGGCCAACGGTTCTTCTGGCCGAAACGGTTGCGCGGGCCGCGAATCATCCACCACGATGCGTAGAGGCACGCAGTCCCAACTGCCGTACTCCACAAGCCTATTGCCAAAGGTCGAGACCAGCCGCGCGCCCCTCGTGCGCCGGGTCGCCGACCAGCTCCCGCATCCAGCGGCGCACCCCCCGGCGCCGCTCCGCAACACCGACTCTGCCCTGACGTCGGTGTGGCAGCGAAGGGCCCCGCGGATCCGCTCCGCGGGGCCCTTCGCCGTGCCCAACCAACTTTCGGGGCAAGCTACTTGGCGACCTGCTCCAGCTTGGTCAGCTGAGCGTCGATCAGCTTCTGCGGAACCGTGCCGGGAGTGCTGCTCCCGATGTTGCCGGAGTAGAAGACGGCCACGGTCGAGCCACTGCGGAAGACGTTGAACGTCACCGCCTGGGTGTCCCCGTCGTCGCCCTTCGTCATCATGCTGTACGCGACGCCCTCGTCGCCGCCCTTCGGGTCGGGCAGCGCCTTGGTCTGGGAGAACCCACCACCGTCGGCGTCGAACTTCTGGCACTTGCCCACGGCGGCGCGCACATCGGCGACGATCTTCGTCGCATCGGCCTGCTCGTGCGCGAGCAGCCCGACGATGTTCATCGAGGAGAAGTCCGTGGGCATCCCCATGGCCGCGGCGCGGGCCTTGGCCTCCGGGTGGCTGTTGATGGTGGCGGCGTCGGCGAGCGCCTGGCACTCCGCACCCACCGTGATCGGCTTCTCCAGGTCCCCGCCGGGGCCGCCGTCGAACTTGAGGCCCGGCACGTCGCTGCCCGAGACGAGGGCCTTCTTCAACTGGGCCTCGGTGAGCGGCCCGGCGCCCTTCGGCTCCTCGGAGGGCTTGTCGGAGGGCTCGTCCGAAGCCTTGTCGTCGCCTCCGCCGGTGGTGCCGGCCGAGGCACCCTTGGACGGCTTGGTCGGCTTGTCGTCGGCCTTGTCGTCGCCCCCGCCACAGGCGGCGGTGAACCCGAGGGCGGCCACGACGGAGGCGGCAAGGAGTACTCGGGAAACGGTGGACCTCGTGGACTTCAACGTGCTCACGCACCCTTCTTCAACTTGGCGAGCTGCGCTTCGATGACCTCGGCCGGGACTTCCGTCTTCTCCGGCTCCAGGTAGTTCAAGGTGGACGCGGCGACCAAGGTCGAACCGCTGCGCACGACCGTGACGAACATCGGCATCTTGTCGCCGTCGAAGTCACCGCTCACGCGGTACGAGACCGCCTCGTCCCCCACCTCCGGCGCGGGCAGAGCCTTGACGCCGTCGTACTTCATCTCGAGGTGCTCGTACTTGCCGCCGCACTTCTCCACGGAGGTACGCAGATCACCGATGACCTTCTCGGCATCGGCCTGCTCGTGCGAGAGCAGCACGAGCGAAGTGTAGTTGGCGTCGGTGGAGTCCTTGCCGGCGGGCGTGATGTTGCGGCCGAGCGAGGCCTTGGCCTCGGGCTGCGTGCCGAAGAAGAACATGTCCGCGACGGCCTGGCAGGCCTCGGGCTTCGCGGGCATGTTCAGGTTGAGGATCTCGTCCTTGGCCTTGGCCTCGAACTTGTAACCCGCGACATCGCCCTTGCCGACGATGACTTCCGCCAACTGCGCGGCACTGAGCGCGCCCGCGGCGGCCTTCTTCGGCTTGTCCGCCTGCGCGGCCGCCGCCTTGGAGGGCGAGGGCCGCTCCTTGCCCTCCGCGCTGTCGCCCTTGCCGCCACAGCCGGCGGCGGTAAATCCCAGAGCAGCCACGACCAGTGCGGACACCGCACCCCGCGACAGAGTTGCCTTCAACGTTCCCTGCTTTCACGTTCTCCGGGCACACGCACCCATGGCGTACCCGGAGGTAATGAAAGGCCCAAGTCTCGGCCCTGAACAGGGAATTCCGGTAACGATCGGAGATCGCCGAAAAGGTTGTACGGGGCCTCATCACGGGCCGGCAACGGCTGCGCTCCGCCGGGGTGGGCTCCGCCGGGGCGCGTGGCCGGGTCAGTCGTCGTAGTCCTCGGCGAGGCGGAGGCCCAGGTCTCGTTCCCAGTCCTGGGCCCAGTGGCGGATCTCTGCGATCTGTTCGTCGGTCAGGCCGTACGCCGCGAACTCCTCGTCGCTCACCCAGACCAGGGCCTCCAGGCGGTCGCGCAGCTCGCGGAGGTCGAAGTCCTCCGCATTCCGGGCGCCGAGCCGCTCCAGTTCGGCCATCGGATGGTCGGCGCTCATGGCATGCACGTCGATCGCGTCCCGGGGAAGGCCACGGTCGCCGAGCGCCCGCATCTTCGTGGCCACGACATCGGCGATGTCGATGACGGGCCCGACGTCCATGACGACCGGGGGCCGCCAGAGCACCTCCTTGAGCAGGTCGACCTCGCAACTCGCCTCGGTGACGGGATCGGTGGCCAGGAGGCGGGCCAGGCGTGGGGTCACGCTGACGTTCGAGATGCGCCAGCCACGCTTCCCCAGGCCCGCGGTCAGGACCTCGACGATGTCCTCTATCGGCGCCGGGTCCTGCGTGGCGAAGTCGAGGTCCTGGCTCGGCCGGCTGACGACGCCGTGCGCCTGGACGGCGTACCCGCCCATCAGCGCCAGACCGAACACACCACCCACCTCGAACGCATCCGCCAGCAGTCGGCGATGCAGTTCCGGCATCCTCACGCGCTACCGGCCTCTCGAAGCTCGGCGAACGTGTCCTCCCAGACGGTGCGCACACCTCGGCCGAGCATCTTGCGCAGGATGGGCCAATGGGCGACCAGAAGGTCCCCGTCGAGGTACGCGACGAAGTCGTCCCGCAGTCCGTTGTTGAGGACGATCCGGTACATCCCGAGCAGCAGCTTGGTGTTCCCCAGATCGAAGGCGCGCAGCCCGGACCAGGCCAGGTGCAGCGGCAGCTCGACCGTGCCGGTCACCGGCCCGGCCAGCTCGTCGAGCGATCCGGGCAGCCGGTCGGCGCCGTAGCTCCACCGCGCGAATGCCTGAGGATTCCGGTCTCCGTCCACGCCGCCAGTATGCCGCGCACGCTGCGTGAGGGCCCCGCGATTCATGCAGCAACCACCGCCTCGGCCGCGACTCCGAGCTCGAACCAGAGCAGCTTGCCGCCCCGCCCGAAGAGGTCGTCCCCCAGCGGGTAACCGCCCCAGTCATCGGCCCACAGCCGGACGAGGAGGAGGCCGCGCCCGCCATCGTCCTCGTCGGCCGCCGGGGCGGTCCGCAGTGGCCTCGACGGACGGTCGAAAGGGGGCGGGATGTGCGGGTTGGAGTCCCACACCCCGACCCTCAGACGTCCGCCCTCACCCCCACGCACCCGCATCGCCGCCGCGCCCTTTGCATGCCGGTATGCATTGGTGACCATCTCCGAGGTCAACAGCTCGGCTGTATCGAGGAGTTCGGGCATGCCATGCCCTGCGAGTGCGGCCCGGAGGGTCATGCGGGCGACGCGCGGAGCACGCGGATCGTGGGGCAAGTGAAGGGCGTACGACCAGGGTTCGGGCGGGGATACGGTGACCATGAGCTCCGCCTGCGGTGGGGGAATCGGGTTCACCAACGGGCTCGGCCGGGCGGTGGCATGTCGCGTTCGCGAGGGGACGCGGAGCGCTTCCGGCTTACGGGCCAGGCCAGTTGGGCGGCTTGGGACTCACCGTAGCGGCGCCCGTAGAATGGTTCCTACGGAATCTGCGGATGTATCCGACGTTCCACCCGTGTGGGTGACGGACGACAAGGAAGCGGACGAGCATGCCACCGAGGCCAACCCCCACCGCACGCCAGCTCCGCCTGGGAGTTGAGCTGCGCAAGCTGCGAGAGCAAGCCGGACTGACCGCTCGCGAGGCGGGCGAGATGCTCGGCGCCAACCAGGCGCGCATCAGCAACATCGAAACGGGGCGCTTCGGCCTCAGCGAACAGCGCATCCGCACCCTCGCCCGGAACTACGACTGCACCGACGAACCTCTCGTCGACGCCCTCGTCGCCATGGCGTCCGATCGGAAACGTGGCTGGTGGGAGGAGTATCGCGACACCTTGTCGCCCCGCATGCTGGACTTGGCCGAGATGGAGCACCACGCCAAGGCCCTACGCGTCGCCCAGGTCATCAACATCCCCGGCTTGCTCCAGACTCCCGAGCACGCCCGCGCGCTCTTCCGCGAAGTAGTCCCCGCCCTACGCCCGCACGAGATCGAGTACCGCGTCTCCCACCGCATCAAGCGCCAGGCCATCCTGTTCCGGGATGAGCCGATGCCGTACACCGCGATCATCCACGAGGCCGCCCTGCGCATGCAGTTCGGCGGACGCGAAGTGGCTCGCGCCCAGTTGGCCCACCTGGTCGAGACGAGCGAGTCACCTCACGTCTCGCTGCGCGTCATCCCCTTCGACGGCACCTCGTTCCCCACCGTTGGGCACGGCCTCGACTACGCCTACGGCCCCGTACCGGCACTCGATACCGCACAACTGGACGCGGCCCATGGCAGCGAACTCATCGATGCATCAGCACAGTTGACCAAGTACCGACTGGTGCTGGACCGCATGGAGAAGGCCACCCTGGAGCCGGACCCGTCCCGCACCCTCATCCAGCGCATCGCCCAGGGCACCTGAAAGGCCACCATGACCAACCTGACCTGGCAGAAGTCCACGTACAGCGAGGAGGCGTCCTCCTGCGTCTACGTCGCCACCACCCCCGCCGGAACGATCCACCTCCGCGAAAGCGACGACCCCGAGGTGATCCTGAGCGCGTCCCCCGACTCCCTGCTCGCCCTGATACGAGCCCTCAGGAGCCGCGCTTCTTGAGGCGAGGGGCTTCGTGGGGGGAAAGTGCCACCAGGCGGCCCGATATGCCCGATACAACTGCCCCTTTTCCCCCACGCACCCCCAGGAGGCCTCCCCTCCGGGGCGTACGTCGGCCCGCGAGCCACCGCAAGCAACAAGCACACCTTGTGACTCAGGCCACATAAGAATTCTGTGAATGCCCGCACAACCATTCACACCCATCACAGGTCACACATGCGAACCAACGGCCACACCTGTACCTCCATACGGGAGGGCCCCCGACCTGTGCCGCGCTTGCCCGCGTGGACACCGCACCTCCCGAGGTCTTCATGAAGCTTCGCCGTGTCATGGCCGCTGCGGCCGTTACGGCCGTCATAGCCCCCGCCGCTCTGCTGTCGGCGACGGCTGCGTACGCGACGGAGGAGACGCCCGGCGCGACGCCGAGTGCCTCGGAGACCACGCCGGAGACGGGCACACCGACGCCGACCGCGCCCGAGACGACGCCGGAGACGGGCACACCGACGCCGAGCGCCTCCGAGACCACGCCGGAGACCGGCACCCCGACGCCGACCGCGTCCGAGACCACGCCGGGCGCCACCCCGACCGCGACGGAGAGCGAGACGGTCTCCCCGTCGCCGGACCCGGACGAGTGCACCACCGTGACGGACGGCGCGAGCATCGAGACGACCCTCACCGGGCTGCCCTCGAAGATCGTCGCCGGCTCGGGCTGGCACAACTTCACCTACGAGGCGACGAACACCTCCGACCAGGAGATGCACGCCATTCAGGCGTATGTCGACGTCATCGGTATCGACGGGGCAGACCTCGAGGTGATCTCCAAGTACCTCTCGGTCGAGTGGAAGAGCGAGTCCGGCTGGGAGTCGATCGCCGACACGGCCGGCTACTTCGGCACCGCCGAGAAGGTCGCCGCGGGCGAGACCATCACCGCTGAGCTGCGCGTGAAGGTCGACGCCAAGGCCCCGGCCGGCTACGGCTACGCGTTCAGCTCCGGCGTCTACGTCTCCGAGGACGGCGACTGCGAGTTCAGCGAAGACATGATGTTCGAGTTCGACATCCTCGCCGCGGGCAGCAAGCCGGGCAAGGTTCCGCCCGCCAAGGGCAAGCCGGGCAAGGGCAACAAGCCTGCCCCGCAGGGCGGCCACGAGGAGATCGACGGCAACCTCGCCTCGACCGGCTCCAGCTCCCAGCTCCCCGTCATCGGCCTGATCGGCGGCATCACCATCGTCGCCGGTGCCGGAGTCGTCTTCGCGATGAAGCGCCGCAAGAGCGCCGACGCCGCGTAAGGCACGGCAACACCCCACACACGTAAGGGACCTGCGCTCGGAGGGGGGCGCAGGTCCCTTTCGCATGCCTCACTTCAACGGCTTCGTACGCGCTACTTCTTCGGCGGAACCGCCGGCATCCCCAGGAACGGCAGCTTCAGCGCGCCGAACGCATCCGCCGGCACCACCGGCGACTTGGGCGTCACAGCCGTGAGCCGCGCATACTCCGAGCCCTGGGCCGGACGCGCGTCCGCCTCGCCCTTGTTGGGCCACAGCGACATCGCGCGCTCGGCCTGGGCGGTGATCGTCAGGGACGGGTTCACGCCCAGGTTCGCCGTGACCGCGGCGCCGTCCACCACGGAGATGCCCGGGTGGCCGTACAGCCGGTGGTAGGGGTCGATCACCCCGGACTCGGCCGAGTCGCCGATCGGGCAGCCGCCGAGGAAGTGGGCGGTCAGGGGCGTGCCCATCAGCTCGCCCACGTTGGACCCGGCGAAGCCGTTGATCTCCTCGGCCAGCAGGGTCGCGGCCTGCGTCGCCTCGCGGATCTGGTTCGGGTTGGGCGCGCCGTGGCCCTGCCGGGCCGTCAGCAGACCCTTCCCCAGGCCGCCCGGTTTCCGGTACGTCGTCAGGGAGTTGTCCAGGGACTGCATCACCAGGCCGATGATCGTGCGCTCCGACCAGCGGCGGTTGGAGAGCGAACGCATCATCAGCCAGGGGTGCTTGGCACAGTTGCCGAGCCAGCCGAGGACCCGCCGGGAGGAGTAGGGGACCTGGAGGATCGTCATGCCGCCCATGGCGTTCGAGCCCTTGCCGTAGCGGACGGGCTCGATGTGGGTGCTGTCGTTGGGGTGGATGGAGGACGTGATCGCGACGCCCCGCGTGAAGTCCACCTTCGCGGCCCCGTGGCGCTTCTTGTACCGCCTGTTGTCGGTCTGGGCGCCGACCAGGGCCTCGGAGTTCGTGCGGGTCAAGTCGCCCAGTCGAGAGGACAGTTGGGGCAGCAGGCCGGTGTCCTTCATGCGGTGCAGGAGCGTCTGCGTGCCGTACGTGCCCGCCGCGATCACGACCCGCGAAGCCGTGAACGTACGCCCCTGACCCTTCCTCTTCTTGTCCGTCGGCAGCGTGGCCACCGCGAAGCCGCCCCGCGAGTCCTCCGTGACGGAGACGACGGACGTCATCGGGTGGATGACGGCACCCGCCTTCTCCGCCAGATACAGATAGTTCTCGTTGAGGGTGTTCTTCGCGCCGTGCCGGCAGCCCGTCATGCACTCCCCGCACTCGGTGCACGCCTTGCGGGACGGGCCCGCGCCGCCGAAGTAGGGGTCCTGGACCTCCGCGCCGGGCTTGGCCTTCGCCGAGCCGTCGGCATCCGAACCGTCCCCGTAGAAGACCCCGACCGGCGCCATGTGGAAGGAGTCCCCGACCCCCATCGCCTCGGCGGTCGCCTTGAGGTGGACGTCGGATGGGGTCATGGTCGGGTTGAGCCGTACGCCGAGCATGCGCTGCGCCTGGTCGTAGTACGGCTTCAACTCCTCCTGCCAGTCGGTGATGTCCTTCCACTGCGGGTCGTTGAAGAACGCGGCCGGGGGGACGTAGAGCGTGTTGGCGTAGTTGAGCGAACCGCCGCCCACCCCCGCGCCCGCGAGCACCATCACATTGCCGAGCAGATGGATGCGCTGGATGCCGAACAGGCCGAGCGCCGGGGCCCAGAGGTAGTTCTTCAGGTCCCAGGAGTTGCGCGGCAGCGTCTCGCGCGTGAAGCGGCGGCCCGCCTCAAGGACGCCGACGCGGTAGCCCTTCTCCGAAAGCCGCAGCGCGGAGACTGCGCCGCCGAAGCCGGAACCGACGACCACGACGTCGTAGTCGTACGCCTGTTGATTCTGGACAGACTCGTCCTGGGACACCGATACCTCCGTAGAAACCTGCAGGTCAGCGACGTACGAGCAGAAGGGGAAACGGGCGGGTCAGCGGAGGCGGAACACCTTCATCGCCTTCAGGCTGCGGCTCATGAACGCCGCGTACTTCTCGTCGTTCATCCCGAACGAGGGGGCCATCGGCATGATGCGCTGGTGCGCGACCGTCTGCGCCTCGGTGTACTTGAGGATGCCCTCGGAGCCGTGCCGGCGGCCGAGGCCGGACTCCTTCAT
Proteins encoded in this window:
- a CDS encoding GMC family oxidoreductase, coding for MSQDESVQNQQAYDYDVVVVGSGFGGAVSALRLSEKGYRVGVLEAGRRFTRETLPRNSWDLKNYLWAPALGLFGIQRIHLLGNVMVLAGAGVGGGSLNYANTLYVPPAAFFNDPQWKDITDWQEELKPYYDQAQRMLGVRLNPTMTPSDVHLKATAEAMGVGDSFHMAPVGVFYGDGSDADGSAKAKPGAEVQDPYFGGAGPSRKACTECGECMTGCRHGAKNTLNENYLYLAEKAGAVIHPMTSVVSVTEDSRGGFAVATLPTDKKRKGQGRTFTASRVVIAAGTYGTQTLLHRMKDTGLLPQLSSRLGDLTRTNSEALVGAQTDNRRYKKRHGAAKVDFTRGVAITSSIHPNDSTHIEPVRYGKGSNAMGGMTILQVPYSSRRVLGWLGNCAKHPWLMMRSLSNRRWSERTIIGLVMQSLDNSLTTYRKPGGLGKGLLTARQGHGAPNPNQIREATQAATLLAEEINGFAGSNVGELMGTPLTAHFLGGCPIGDSAESGVIDPYHRLYGHPGISVVDGAAVTANLGVNPSLTITAQAERAMSLWPNKGEADARPAQGSEYARLTAVTPKSPVVPADAFGALKLPFLGMPAVPPKK